In Spodoptera frugiperda isolate SF20-4 chromosome 28, AGI-APGP_CSIRO_Sfru_2.0, whole genome shotgun sequence, one genomic interval encodes:
- the LOC118273805 gene encoding uncharacterized protein LOC118273805 — protein MESQKCGSCGEQLSEGAKCTACNQSLHYHCAGITEGGYRKLGDRKLSWRCHKCRQLNVGATQLPSSPRSPISESDSAVLMEIRALAAKLAPLEGLKNEMSALRNEFVDLRGSFQTQFDDIIKTFGAKMENMEQRIVQLQGVKVQVDGLQARLDKLDDEAESKDQWLRLNNIEVKGIPQSKNENLFEVITKIGQKINYPICKTQINFLARVPTRDKEHTKPIIVGFCNRYVKEDFIAAARYESKTTSMIASHIGLPGNGKIFINDHLTMNNKLLLSKTKKAASEMDFRYVWVKHAKIHARKTDTSPVLVIKTEKDLGKLV, from the coding sequence ATGGAATCACAGAAGTGCGGTTCTTGCGGCGAGCAGCTGTCGGAGGGTGCAAAATGTACAGCTTGTAACCAGTCACTGCACTATCATTGTGCTGGTATTACCGAGGGTGGCTATCGTAAGCTGGGTGACAGGAAGCTCTCTTGGCGTTGCCATAAGTGCAGGCAGTTAAATGTTGGTGCTACGCAACTACCTAGTTCACCAAGGTCACCGATATCGGAATCTGACTCTGCTGTCCTGATGGAAATCCGAGCCTTGGCGGCAAAATTGGCTCCTCTTGAGGGATTGAAGAATGAAATGTCAGCGCTAAGAAATGAATTTGTTGACCTGAGGGGCTCGTTTCAGACACAATTCgatgatataataaaaacattcggCGCTAAAATGGAAAATATGGAACAACGGATTGTGCAGCTGCAGGGGGTGAAGGTTCAGGTTGATGGTCTCCAAGCTAGATTGGATAAATTGGATGATGAAGCGGAGAGTAAAGATCAGTGGTTGCGCTTAAATAATATAGAAGTCAAAGGGATACCGCAGtctaaaaatgaaaatttatttgaaGTTATAACCAAGATTGGTCAGAAAATTAACTACCCCATTTGTAAAACCCAGATAAACTTTCTTGCACGAGTGCCTACGCGTGATAAAGAACATACGAAACCCATCATCGTTGGATTCTGCAATAGATATGTAAAAGAGGATTTCATAGCTGCAGCTAGATATGAATCAAAAACTACTAGTATGATAGCTAGTCATATTGGTTTGCCTGGTAatggtaaaatatttatcaatgacCATTTAACGatgaacaataaattattgctaTCGAAAACTAAGAAAGCGGCCAGTGAAATGGATTTTCGATATGTGTGGGTCAAACATGCGAAAATACACGCAAGAAAAACGGATACATCACCGGTGCTCGTAATCAAAACGGAAAAAGATCTAGGGAAACTAGTATAA